GCACCAGCGGCGTCTCCTGTGCCGCCTCGACGTTCAACGCCACGGTCACCGACAACCCGACCGCGCCCGGCACGGCCACCGAGTCGCTCACCGCGCAGACCTTCGGCACCTGCACCTCGAACGTCATCGGCGTCCTGGGCGTCACCAGCGTCACGGTCGCCAACCTGCCGTACGCCACCACCGTGTCCTCCGACGGCACCGTCACCGTGACCCCGCCGTCCGGCTCGACCATCCAGACGACGGTCGTGCTGCGCACCCTGCTGGGCAGCATCAACTGCGTCTACCAGGGCGCGAGCCTGGCCGGCACGGCGAGCAACACCGACAACAGCATCAACTTCACCAGCCAGGCGTTCGCCAAGGTGTCCGGCTCGACGCTCTGCTTCGCCAACGGCTACTTCACCGCCAAGTACGCCCCGGTGAGTGACGGCAGCGCGGCGGTCGTCGTCAACTGATCACCGTAGCAAGCGAGTTCAGCGCCTGCGCAGATGCAGGACCAGGGCGGCGCCGCCGGTGAGCACCAACACCGTCGCGGCGCCGGCCGCCAGCATCGGCGTGGACGGCCCGGAGTCCGCCGCGGTGGCAGAAGCC
This window of the Streptomyces sp. NBC_01275 genome carries:
- a CDS encoding Tat pathway signal sequence domain protein is translated as MRTRSLLAVAGAVAALGLTAVTPASAADPAVLTTANGDVAVGDALTASLASGTAATFYSSATGTSGVSCAASTFNATVTDNPTAPGTATESLTAQTFGTCTSNVIGVLGVTSVTVANLPYATTVSSDGTVTVTPPSGSTIQTTVVLRTLLGSINCVYQGASLAGTASNTDNSINFTSQAFAKVSGSTLCFANGYFTAKYAPVSDGSAAVVVN